A single Gopherus flavomarginatus isolate rGopFla2 chromosome 24, rGopFla2.mat.asm, whole genome shotgun sequence DNA region contains:
- the LOC127040267 gene encoding perilipin-3-like, translating to MSDFIMSSEENVASQTSTQSEEPEQHQQNVVSRVANLPLVSSTYDMVSTAYTSTKENHPYIKSVCDVAEKGVKTITAAAVGGAQPILTKLEPQIATVNEYACRGLDKLEEKLPILQQPTEKVVADTKELVSSTVTGARDAVSNTVNGAKDAVTGVVDMAKGAVQGSMEMTRSVVTSSMNTVMGSRMGQMVVTGVDAMLGKSEELVDHYLPMTDQELAKLATSVEGFEMASVEQQKQQQSYFVRLGSLSSKLRHRAYQHSLGKLRHARQSTQEALSQLHQTIELIEYVKQGVDQKLHDGQEKLHQMWLEWSRRQSEGKEDSDTAQPEVESQTLVMFRGITQQLQTTCLNLMTNVQGLPTSIQDKVQHLRHNVEELHTAFSTAHSFQDLSSTVLTQSRERVAKARESMDGLLDYVVQNAPLPWLVGPFAPRLVELPEIPAAGKDVEEEAAGCTVQQGGDEKMDSTAQQASVPKEDP from the exons ATGTCTGATTTCATCATGTCTTCTGAAGAAAATGTTGCAAGCCAGACTTCCACCCAGAGTGAGGAGCCAGAGCAGCATCAACAG AATGTTGTGAGCAGGGTGGCCAACCTGCCCTTGGTCAGCTCCACCTATGACATGGTCTCCACAGCCTACACCTCCACCAAAGAGAATCACCCCTACATCAAATCTGTCTGCGATGTGGCGGAGAAAGGCGTGAAGACCATCACCGCTGCGGCTGTCGGTGGCGCCCAGCCGATCCTGACCAAACTGGAACCACAGA TTGCAACAGTGAACGAGTATGCGTGCAGGGGGCTGGATAAACTGGAGGAGAAGCTGCCAATTCTTCAACAGCCAACTGAAAAG GTTGTGGCTGACACCAAGGAGCTGGTGTCTTCCACTGTGACTGGTGCTAGAGATGCTGTCTCCAACACAGTCAATGGAGCGAAGGATGCTGTGACAGGGGTGGTGGACATGGCCAAAGGAGCTGTCCAGGGAAGCATGGAGATGACCAGATCAGTGGTGACCAGTAGCATGAACACAGTCATGGGGTCCAGAATGGGCCAGATGGTGGTGACTGGAGTGGATGCCATGCTGGGGAAATCAGAAGAGCTGGTAGATCATTACCTCCCCATGACAGATCAAGAACTAG CTAAACTGGCTACATCTGTGGAAGGCTTCGAAATGGCATCTGtggagcagcagaagcagcagcagagttaCTTCGTGCGCCTGGGGTCCCTGTCCTCCAAGCTCCGCCACCGAGCCTACCAGCACTCCCTGGGCAAGCTGAGGCATGCCCGGCAGAGCACCCAAGAGGCTCTGTCCCAGCTCCACCAAACAATAGAACTG ATTGAATACGTCAAGCAGGGTGTGGACCAGAAGCTTCATGATGGCCAGGAGAAACTACACCAGATGTggctggagtggagcaggaggCAGTCGGAGGGAAAAGAGGACTCTGACACTGCACAGCCAGAG GTGGAATCTCAGACACTGGTGATGTTCCGTGGCATCACCCAACAGCTGCAGACCACCTGCCTGAACCTAATGACCAATGTCCAAGGCCTCCCCACCAGCATCCAGGACAAGGTGCAGCACCTCCGTCACAACGTCGAAGAGCTCCACACAGCCTTCTCCACTGCCCATTCCTTCCAAGATCTGTCCAGCACCGTCCTAACCCAGAGCCGGGAGAGGGTGGCCAAGGCCCGGGAGTCTATGGATGGGCTGCTGGACTACGTGGTGCAGAATGCTCCCCTGCCTTGGCTTGTTGGACCTTTCGCTCCCAGGCTGGTAGAGCTCCCAGAAATTCCAGCTGCTGGAAAggatgtggaggaggaagctgctggTTGCACAGTCCAGCAAGGAGGAGATGAGAAGATGGACAGCACAGCTCAGCAGGCCTCCGTTCCAAAGGAGGACCCTTAG